A stretch of the Notamacropus eugenii isolate mMacEug1 chromosome 2, mMacEug1.pri_v2, whole genome shotgun sequence genome encodes the following:
- the LOC140525833 gene encoding E3 ubiquitin-protein ligase TRIM15-like, which produces MPSTPSLQTAHKGVYCPICTGLPEDPITSPCGHIFCRSCLTPPSPMGVHPSRLCPICKEKRQPEVPQPRVWAPENIKMLGQIGETHCDEHGEKIYFFCENDGEFLCVLCRESSNHQTHAVVLLDEATQPYRERLRSRLEALRVEKEEMETMKCREDQKLQMLLNQIESKKQQVEKAFEQLQQVLEGQQRLLLDQLGKLEKEIWKERDHYIATISEETAQLGAHVKELEGKCQQSANELLKDVRMTLNRYEKGTYINPEPISPGLVRRIRDLHQKICVLPEMMQKFSENLLLHLETNTGDITLDPQTASWNLILSEDRKSVRYTRQKQNLPENPQRFDKLPAVLGTQGFSSGKHSWEIEVVLGDGGGCTVGVAQEDMKRKGEMGLSTEEGVWAVIFSYHQCWASTSPGTDLPLSEIPHRVQVTLDYNGGHVTFSDAETQTTIFTFPASFSGKIFPFFAIWKKGSRLTLKP; this is translated from the exons ATGCCCTCAACCCCCTCCCTGCAGACAGCCCATAAGGGGGTATACTGCCCCATCTGTACTGGTCTCCCTGAGGATCCAATAACTTCCCCCTGCGGACATATCTTCTGCAGATCCTGCCTCACACCACCCTCACCGATGGGTGTCCATCCCTCGAGGCTGTGTCCAATCTGCAAGGAGAAGAGGCAGCCAGAGGTCCCCCAGCCCCGGGTCTGGGCCCCAGAAAACATTAAGATGCTGGGCCAAATAGGAGAGACTCACTGTGATGAGCATGGTGAGAAAATTTACTTCTTCTGTGAGAATGATGGAGAGTTCCTTTGCGTGCTCTGCCGGGAGAGCTCCAATCATCAGACTCATGCTGTGGTACTCCTGGATGAAGCCACTCAACCCTACAGG GAAAGACTCCGGAGTAGATTAGAGGCCCTTCgagtagagaaagaagaaatggagaccaTGAAATGTCGGGAAGACCAGAAGCTCCAGATGCTATTG AACCAGATTGAATCCAAGAAGCAGCAGGTAGAAAAGGCATTTGAACAGTTACAGCAAGTACTTGAGGGGCAACAGCGCCTTCTCCTGGATCAGCTGGGGAAACTAGAAAAAGAGATCTGGAAGGAGAGAGATCATTACATTGCCACCATCTCTGAAGAGACTGCCCAGCTAGGTGCTCACGTAAAGGAGTTAGAGGGGAAGTGTCAACAGTCAGCAAATGAACTCCTAAAG gaTGTCAGAATGACCCTAAACAG GTatgagaaggggacatatatCAATCCAGAACCTATTTCTCCTGGCCTGGTGAGAAGGATCCGTGATCTCCACCAAAAGATATGTGTTCTCCCAGAGATGATGCAGAAATTCTCAG AAAACTTGCTGCTTCATCTGGAGACCAATACAG GAGATATCACTCTGGATCCCCAGACTGCTAGCTGGAACCTGATTCTCTCTGAAGACAGAAAGTCAGTGAGATACACCAGACAGAAGCAAAACTTGCCAGAGAATCCCCAGCGTTTTGATAAGTTACCTGCTGTATTGGGCACTCAAGGTTTCTCTTCGGGAAAACATTCCTGGGAAATCGAGGTGGTGCTGGGTGATGGAGGTGGTTGTACTGTGGGTGTAGCCCAAGAAGAcatgaagaggaaaggagagatgggtcTTAGCACTGAGGAGGGTGTCTGGGCTGTGATTTTCTCCTATCACCAGTGCTGGGCCAGCACCTCCCCAGGTACTGATCTACCATTAAGTGAAATTCCTCACAGGGTTCAGGTGACTCTAGACTACAATGGGGGACATGTGACTTTCTCTGATGCTGAGACCCAGACCACAATCTTTACATTTCCTGCCTCCTTCTCAGGcaaaatctttcctttctttgctatTTGGAAAAAGGGTTCCCGACTCACTCTGAAACCCTGA